From the Xiphophorus couchianus chromosome 11, X_couchianus-1.0, whole genome shotgun sequence genome, the window ataaaaacgtaaataaacagaaatatatatatgaatatatatgaCATAACTTATTTCACTCTATAACTGTAGATTAAAGTAGTAGAGGTACTTTGAACTCACTGTTTTGTAACCTTCAGTGAGTTACATTCACTGGCAGTTTTAGACTAGTCAACATGTGGTTGGTTTTGGTTGGTCCATTGAGGTtggctgcatttctttttttttaaatgcacagcTGTCTTAAGCTGTCTCACGCAACAGTAATTCAGTCTGGTTGAGGTTTAgacaaaacaattacaaaactTGATTCTTTCTTACTCAGTCTAAAGCTTTACCTTCCTACTGCTGTCCTGGGGTTATTGACAAAAGTCAATTCAGTTTTCACTGATGCACCTTCAGTAGACACAAGCTGAACtgcatttttatagcaaataaaaggttaaaaataaatactacaaaAAATTCCCATAGAGAAAAACAACTGTATAAAACTGACTCTTTTGCCCCAATAGAGAAACTATACGACCTCACTTCGCCCAACATCTGAGACCATATTCTGTCACTCCGTTTAATGGAGTCGCGCTTTAGATGAGATGTTTATGAAACCATTCACAAAATTGTCCCCATTTCTTAAAACATAAGGCTCTCAATGTTATTCTTAGAAACATAAATTAGTATAAGCATCTTGACAGCAGAtgttaaaaagtcaaatgtctACGGCTaactagctaactagctaatCATTTGCGGAACATTGAAGCGAAGAGGTCACAAGACCGGCACTTCAGCTATTATCTACTTCAACCAGAGgcttaaattaaattttgactttgtacGGAAAATATTTCCAAGTGTTTAAAAAGCGTTAAAGCAGcattaaactgaaaacataatCAACGGAACAAAAACAATAGCTAGCTTAGCCTACCTGAGCTCATAGATGTCTTCATGTTGGGAGCGGAGGGACAAATGTGGATGTTTTAGCACATTTTACCCAGCCAGATAACaactatttttaaagttaaggTATATAGccaaatttatatatatatatatatatatatatatatatattattttatgagAATGTTATGGCTGCCGATAACAGATATTGGAAGTTACATTTCACAGGTGTATTCAATCTCATTAATTATTGTAGTTGGACACGGTTCTGTGTTTTATGGCTCAGTGGAATTTActgagaaaatatatatatcacaatacAGTTCCatgcaaatgtattttgtaaatttgtaacaaaacattaacatattttgttgagattttaagaaaaagatcGACAGAAGGGGAAGGTGCATACagtctgtgattttatttttatttatttcatttttgggttggtcgtttattttttttaccaacagtAGTCTGAAAAATTGTACCTGGATTCAGTCCCtctgactgaatattttttagaaacactCTTTATTGAAAGTATACCTGGAAGCCATGGTGAAGGTGAACCTTGGCCTGAGTTCAATCGTTTACCAATTAAGTTTCTTTCACGGTTGTCCCGTATTTGgttccatccattttccatcAACTCTGCACAGTTTATCTGTCTCTGATGAAGACAACCATTTCCACAGGCTAATGGCGACACATTATATGGAAAGGTGAATGAGTTTAGCATCTTCTACCAACTCAACAAAGAGAGTTTGTTCTGGCAGAACACAAATACACAGATCATAACAGCtccaaaactgtattttattaatttatagaGTATGACAGATTTCAAATCATACAGCAAAAGATGCATTAAGCAATGAgtactaaaattatttcatataacgaaaaaaaaagaacaagaaatcACCAagagtttgaaaaacaaagtttctaTGAGGTTAACAGAGTTTCAGGTATGGTCATGACATAACAAGCAAAAACTTTAGTAGAGGCACCTGCATATCAGTAGCAATGCAGTTAATCCTGCaaattaatattaaagtttttatttgtcacataaaCTGATAAGATGTGTGGGCAGCGGCTTTACTAGAGGGCCAAATGTTCAAATGGTATCATAAGTGTAACAGTGGAATaaaatgatatgaaatttataggaccagaacaaaaataatagaaattttTTAAAGCTGACATCAACAACCAAAGACAATTAAGACCGGTGCTTCCCTGTCTGATTGTCGACCTTTTCTTCTGTGCTTCTTCTATACAATGGGGATGTCGCTACAAGTTAAATAATAGCTTCTGACaagtggaaaaatatttctgtggaACAAGTGTGTCTCAACTAATGCGTGTCACAGTGTGTGAAAAGGCAGCAGAGTACAAAGTCTTCACCACCCACTTCCCCCTCTGCTGGAGGAGGGGCcgcagacagagacagagctCCAGATAAAAATCTTGTTTCATCGCATCGCTCAGGAAGCGTCCAATTTTCATCTGTAGCACCTCCACACTCTCAGTAAATAAGTGCCATATAGAGAGACAGGCAGAAAATGCCATCCAACCTGAAGCTTCCTTTTGCTGTGATCTCAGCACAGACTGGGGTTTTCTCTTTCCTGAGCGTCACATCTAAGTACAATAGCTGCAATTTATtggcttatatatatatatatatatatttttttttttttgttgcataatGTCTTTCATTGGAAGCCActctgtgtttctctttgtCCTTTCGGTAGTTTGGATGGAATTCTAGaattgtaaaaggaaaaaataaataatgtttcagCAGTTCAAGCTGACAAAATATAGGGAGTCTAACAGCATATCCTTCAGTCTTGCATTAGCATTTCCCTCCAGTTGAAACTGTGATTGGGTCCATGTGTCAGAGGCAAGATGGGTGGGTCGACCAGCTGCCACACGCCTGTCTCTCCCAATTCTTCACAAGCACAAAAACCCAAGTAGGGAATCTGCAAGCAAGAGAAGACAGATGTGAATGTTATGAATGAAGAACAGGCAAGGAACTAGAGGAGGGCACAGTAAGGGGATGAAAGCAACATGAGATAAAGCAGAACTGACCTTTCGGACAACTTGGACAAAGTCCTTTGAGTTTTGGGGGCTGAGGCCCTGTATTTGGCGAGTGCAGGCCTCCAGGGAGGAAGCATGGGCCACAATCAGGACCGTGCTTCCTGTGTGacagaggtaaaaaaaagaatacatatGGATGTACTGTAACTGGTAACCCACTGGGCTTTTTCAAGTTTTGTcttacagaaaaacatctaTATTTTTCAGCAGTATTTCATCAGATACAGTAACACGAACTGCTGCAAAATTGTATAaagttttgcaaagaataatcattgcaaaaaaacattaatttcaagtctttcaattgaatttaggtctggactttagctgggccatttttaaataaatcaccaTGTTTTGACCTATTATAATAGCTCTAACTGCATGTTTGGTTTCATCGTTTCCAAAGTtagtcctgcatgttttaattctctccctggttcaacacacctgaatccaaTGATGACTCGTTCGCATTCCTCTACAGAACATTGACATGCCGAGGAGGTTGTTACAACCAAGGTGTTGAACTAAAACGTCTCTGACCTACAAGAAGTTATACCTCTACCCATCCTTTTGaagcctctaacaggttttccttCATGATTGCTCTGTCTATAACTCCACCCATCTTcctatcaactctgaccagcatCCAGGCCCAAgaatttatttaagaataataGATGAAAGGggcctgaatacaaatgtatgccacacttaatttttcttataaaaCATGTTGCCAACCATGTGCGATTGTCTTTTCTTCTCACATTTATGCATTACATTATGTTGGTGTATGAGACAAAACctctccaaaaataaaatgtgaaaaagttttaaaagtttaccCAGACTTTTGCACTCTGTGAGAATCTCTCTGGTCACTTGGAAGCTCCTGCTGATGTAGGTGTCGTAGGACTCCGACACGGTCAGTTTGCTTAAAGGATAATGAGGTCTGCAGcaagaaaaccaataaaaaaataccaaagttGATGAAGATTTAACTATACCgcaacataacatttaaaatgatccaacATCTGTGTTGCTTTGTACTTGTATGTTGTGTCCACACTCAGGTTTGCGGCCACTAGGTCAGCCGGTGGGATCCAAGCCGGGAGGCTGGTGCCGGAAACCCATTTGGTCCATTCAAACAAACCGGGCTCCACGCGGATTTTTGTCTTGGCCTCCAGCTGGAGACctgaaacagattaaaacagaGAATGTAGCTGAGAAGCAGAGAGGTTAATTagacaaaatgtgtaatttttttatgcagaaaaGACACCAAAAGTCTTCAATGATTGAACAAGTTGATAAAAGCTTCACATTTTAACTCCTACTCTTGGTGCCAAGCAGTGTTGTCGTAACACACTGAAGCCATTCTCCAGTCTAACTTGTTTGGTATAAGAGCCtggaaaaaagattttagaccCAACACTAAAACTCCCTCACCACCAGACAgtaacatttataaatacaCATAAAGAATATCATCCAAAGTGCATGTTTAGATGATGTTTGACACCAGCCTGTGGCCAGTCTACTGATGAGTTGAATGAGGATGAGCTCCTACCTTGGAAGATGTGCTGAGCAGTCTGGATGCAGCGGAGAGAAGGAGAGCAGTAAACAAAGTCTATTGTTGTGTGGCTTTCCAACAGGGCTTCACCTGAGATGGGCCAAAACACACCGTCATTCATAATGAATTCTAACAACACCATGCATTTGTGAATAACTTgcaaataacacacacacagacctaCTAGACGGGCCTGTGTGGAGCCAAACACAGTAATCGGACAGTCTTTTTCATAGTCCCGGTAACCTCCGCTCCTGCTTGGTAGGCTGCACGGCATGTTCAGATTAGAACGAATGTATCCACCTGTGCAGCATAGACGAAAGTCttagaagagaagaaaacactGGCATTTTAAAGATCGCATCACAACTCTGCACCCCCCACCTTTGGAATCAAAACACTGGGTGACCCAGTGTTTGCCAAACACCACGTCCATCCTCTCGCCATGACGACACACAAACAGCCTCATCTTGGACGAGGAGGAGTGAGCGGTCGCCCTCGATACCTGAGATGAAAACGTTGTAGGCATTCACCGAGCTTTCCAAATGTGTTCCtctcactttttccacattttgtcacgttgcaACTAATGTATTATATTGGGATTTTTGTGACAGACTCTCAAAAAGCagtaaataattgcaaaatgggaaaaaaaaacatgtatgttaaaaatccataaaatgtaCTATAGATTTATATTCAACCCTCTTTACTCTGTTTCCTCTATATAAATCCCAGTGCCAACAGCTGACTTCAGAAGACATCTAATTTGAGTAAATGAATCTCAGTTTAAATCCAGCTGTGCAGATCTACAGCTGGATTTATTCAGAATGCCAGTGATAAAACATGGCAGTGGAAGCATTATGCTGTGgtctacaaataaaataatttaagaaactTTGAATGAGACTGAAGTGCTGTTCATAAATGTGCTACATCCAAACAAGTTGAGgtattttacaagaaaaacaggGGAAAACGTCAGTCTGGTGGATACATATTGCAAAGTATAGCATCCATAAGTATAGTGatagaaaatgtttccttttcttttcatttgtgttgACCTGTTGCATAAAATCCTAATGCAAACACTGaactttgtggttttaatgggACATGATATGGAAAAAGATCCAGGGGAATTATAAGCTATCTCAAACAGACCTGTTCTCAAACTCCTTCAAATAATTTCACATCAAAGTTCCCAGTTATCTTCATTAGAGCAGGCATTTAGGCAATAGAAGGTTGCAGTGACATTTACCTGCATAGGAGGAAGGAAGCCAGTAAGGCTGGAAGGATCCATAAGACTGTCAAGCAGACTGTCATTTAGCTGTCCATCAAATAAAAGCCCTCCCATGGGGCTACCAGAGGTAGATGGAGAGGCACAGTTGAGAAAGGAGTGAGACCTGCGAATCACACAAGAACAAactcagctttatttatttgctgtacTTAGAAAGTCACACAGCAAGTCTACAGCAGTATACTTGTCAGGAATGTGCACTTTTCCCATCCTTACCCATGGACAACCCACGTGTCTGACTCATCGGCACGGCTCACGTAGTTCTCAGGCAGCAGGCCGGACAACCCAGTGCCCAGCGAAGTGCCGTACAGCCAGCCCTCACTGGCTGTGCTCTGCTCCACTGGAGACATGAAGATGAAGTCcccctgcagcagctccagctcgTCGTCGTTCTGAGGCACATACGGGTACATGACTTGAAGCggctgcaggaggaaaacaagAGTCGTTGGAAGAGACAGTTTCATAAGAGAAGCTACTGGCCTGGTGGAGGGAGGGCTACCTCGTGGTTAGCAAAGCGAATATCCCTGGAGAGGAGCACAGCCAGCCAATCACAGCCTGCAGTCACCTCTATGCTTTTAGCCAACTTCTCCAGAACTGGAAGATGACTGGCATTAAAGTGGTACGCCATGGTGACATGGAGCTGCTTCTTATGGGGCTCAACATGGACATCTGTAACACACACATGTTGATAAAACATCAAGAACGATACGATTTTCTCACGGATAGAAACTCATTTCCTCAATATTTGTCTTTGCCTAAAGGTGACTTTAATGCTTCCTTTAACACGTTAGAATAGGTCTCTCGGCTATATCGAACAAGTTCGCaaaatttgtttcacaaaatcatACTTAGGTGATATGAGTATGGACTAACTAAACTAAtgatattttagtttagttagttCTAAACTAACTAATCTTTGAGATTCGTATAGAATGACATGTTTTAGGGagtcctgtcactttaaatccaaataagctttacactcgcacatgaaaatggctgcataCAGATGCACAATACAACCgtaaatctttgaaaagcagaagtagagcctcctgcacagcaaacaagaatgcagcaagtgattTCCAAATGTggagtcaacaacaaaacatttgtcttttccaacagccattgtacagagcatacagcagtaaaacgaGCTAACCAAACGTGATGGTCTGCTGCTTTGCTAGCTTAAGTTGCTAGGAAATGGCACAGTGCCCGTCAAATGTCACTTAACAATCGGAAGGTTATTGAtgcagctcattttccagacaccgaAAAACATTGacttattgttaaaaaaaaatttttttaagctCTTTCTACAATACTTCAGACCCAATCAAAGTACAGAAATGTGTAAGATGTGAATTTACTCCCATAATAGTGATTTAGTGATGATAACCTTTAGTACAGTATCTGCAACTTGGTACCAAAAGAACTTGATGAAGTCAAATCAACAGTCAGTCTGGGCTGCCGACTTAAGAGCCCCAATAATGTCGTGTAGCTGCTCGTTTCACGGAGAAGGAATCAGCGCTCTGCCCTCATCTGAAGGGACAAACCTGCTTTAGATGTCGCCTCTGTTGCAAAGTCAGCAGCGAAGCTCTTCAGAACCTCGGCCATCTGCTCCTCCACAAAAAGCCCAATGAAGCTGGAGGAGATGTAGAGCTCCAGAGGCAGAGGCATGGGGATGCGACCTTTCCATTTGGCCACGGTGGTCTGCAAGGCGTCCGTCAGAGCCTCTACCTTCTCATCAGCACACTGATGGGTGCAGAAGATAATTGGTgatcacagaagaagaaaacgcAGGTTAAACAGCAACAGTAACTACAATGCCTTAAACTTGATAGTCATCTGCTTATTctgaactggaaggaaaatgatacaacatgatgtcaacattttttacaaacagCAACTTTCCCTATAGcagaatttaaaaattgcatttatttgaattgtattCAGTCTTTCTACAGTCACATTTCACAGCAGAAACAGCTTTTCAGTTTCTATCAGTTTCACATATCAAGAGACCGAATGGAGAGCATCTCGAACAACAATCTTCAAGACTTATCAAAGATTCTCAATTggtcctatatatatatatatatatatatatatacgcagtacatatatatatatatatatatgtatatatatatatggggttttttttgcctaggtttgttttttcagaaaggAAATCGTCGCCAAGCAAATGCAGACTCAGGCAATCTGTCTCCACAAAAGAGGAACTTCGGTCTTAGGCTAATCTGAACAACAGGGGATTGAAGGCAAAAAATGAGGTTACcagttaatgttaataaaaagcAAGCATAAAGTTACCATGAAGAACTGGCAGAGGGTGATGTGAGGGAAGATGTTGTGGGCCTTGTTCTTCCCGCAGGTGAGGCGGGACTGCTTCCAGAAGTGTGTGAGCTGCTGGAGCAGAGGTCCGCTGGGCCGCAGGTACAACACATACTCTCTGGGCAGAGGTTCATCCAGGAAAGGGTCGTCCAAATGGGAGAACAGCCTGAGAACAGCCAGAAACAAGGGGAGGACGGGAAGAGCGGTTACTATCCAGCAGAGGGCGGTAATGAAAAGCCGCAGAGATTCAAAGCATTTTCTTTGAAGTAACGACTGCAAATGTTTATctccaaaatatttattttcctgttctGTGCTAAACAGAACGTGGAtagatgtgtttgtgttgctctcACCAGTCGCAAGCCGCCTGAACGTTTTTGCCTCCAGTCGAAACCAGAGCTTTCAACCTGCAACGGGAAACAGAACAGAGGAGGGGATCAAAGGACGATCACAGAATCAATACTCTCTCCTGTGGGACCAGATGCATTCAGAGCAGCTTGTTTCAGATCATTTATGACCTAAACTTTAATGCTTAAAGCAGAGGGTTCATGAAACTGAGCTATTCTGATTTAATAAAcctgctttctttcttcttaGGAAAGCATTGTGGGGGTTTTATTGTCATAAAAGTAAACGTGTTGGTTTGATTCACGAAGCTCAGTCTATGAATAAGTAATGAGCACTTATGTGCTTGAGAATATTTAGGCCAAACCATCTCCAAGTCTTGTTTAACAATTTATTTCCTCAGCTGCTTTATGTAATGCAATTTGCAAGcatgattaatgttttttgttgtacaCAAGATTCACTTTTAAATAGATTTCACTAGTGAAAGGCACAACAAGGGCCTTTGGGTGTTTTTTATATGCTTCCAGTCATCATCTTGTTGAAACTCCAGAGATCCTGGAAAAGGTTTCAACATCAAGCCACATGGAGCCTTTCAAAGCATGACATTCATACCGAGTTTCACTTGGGATCCCGATTGCTCAGTCATTTCATCAGACCAGAGGCTTTTATTTGTGACGGCTTAGGAAGAAACTAAATTAAGATATTATTCCTCACTGAAAAGAACGTAGCGTGCTTTTAGTCACTCTTTAAGccataaaactttttttttaaactttagatTTTGTAAAACAGAGATTCTTATGTGTTGATAATTAGACTTTTTGACAGTTAACCTCTGCAGTGTATCCTTGAATCCTGTTCACATGTTTTCCATTACCGCATCACTGAGCTTTTATTGACTGACAGCATCTCTCCGGTCACGCTCACAGGAAAGACCTGTGAGCTTAAAAGCCTCTACAAATTATTAACCCtgaatgcaatttaaaaaaaaaaaagtgctattCTTATAACTTGCCCTGCTAAGTCTTACTATTCTGGAcagataaaactgtttttatgtttttaattcttGCTTTTTTGTGCTCCTTAAAGAGGAAAAGGAGTATGCACGACCCATGTATGAACACTTTTGGTCCAAGAGGTCAGAATGGTAGTCATAGTTCTTAACTAAACCtgttaaaaatcaacaaaagtcTGAACACTAGGTTGGAGGTTGAATGGCctaaatcaaagcatattcatacATTCgaatggcccagttaaagtctGGAGTTATGTCTTAACAGGCAAGATTAGAGATATACAGTATACCAATAgttttattggaaaatattttaatttctaacagCTGTGCCTAtgtggtatgaatactttagcaatAGAAAAACCAAGAGGTTCTCTTTTTTACATGAAACCTCCACACATCACAGGGAGATTCTGGTCTGTGGGTAGGATTTGCTTGTTGGTGAAGATAACACAAGGTACCAAAATGTGACTTCATGTTATCTCATCAGGAAACCGTTATCCATCGTATTTGCATCCATACATGCAAACAACCAGCAACTTTCTGTTTTGTCACACTATTGCTGCTTGCATCCACCCAAATGAGCCGCACGGGATGGCATAATTCGCTTTTCACCGTTTATTCATGATTCATATTTAGATCTTTTGCTTTGTATTCAGATATGAGCGACTGCTAAATAACCAATGACAGTGATGAAGACTGTAGCTAAACTCTAAGCCTTGTTACTCCATCTCCTTTCAGCCAGAGTTCTTTGTGCATTGTGTGAGAACAAGGCAGGGGCCCAAGCCAATAAATGGCTTATTCATTGCATCAGCAAACAAGAACACAAAACGGTTGTAATACCACAACGCTTTTAACTAAATGATAACTCTACTGTGACATAGACAGCACTGCTTTTTACCCCTCTGTGCAGACATTATGATCATCTCTAAATACCAAATTAGTTTTCTGTGCCACTGCGAAGCCTTCTGACTTCTTTTTGGAACGTGATTCAGACTcgctgcagctcctctgtgtGTGACGGCGCCGATAGTGCTTACA encodes:
- the ubash3ba gene encoding ubiquitin-associated and SH3 domain-containing protein B isoform X2, whose product is MDSKNRLKALVSTGGKNVQAACDWLFSHLDDPFLDEPLPREYVLYLRPSGPLLQQLTHFWKQSRLTCGKNKAHNIFPHITLCQFFMCADEKVEALTDALQTTVAKWKGRIPMPLPLELYISSSFIGLFVEEQMAEVLKSFAADFATEATSKADVHVEPHKKQLHVTMAYHFNASHLPVLEKLAKSIEVTAGCDWLAVLLSRDIRFANHEPLQVMYPYVPQNDDELELLQGDFIFMSPVEQSTASEGWLYGTSLGTGLSGLLPENYVSRADESDTWVVHGSHSFLNCASPSTSGSPMGGLLFDGQLNDSLLDSLMDPSSLTGFLPPMQVSRATAHSSSSKMRLFVCRHGERMDVVFGKHWVTQCFDSKGGYIRSNLNMPCSLPSRSGGYRDYEKDCPITVFGSTQARLVGEALLESHTTIDFVYCSPSLRCIQTAQHIFQGLQLEAKTKIRVEPGLFEWTKWVSGTSLPAWIPPADLVAANLSVDTTYKPHYPLSKLTVSESYDTYISRSFQVTREILTECKSLGSTVLIVAHASSLEACTRQIQGLSPQNSKDFVQVVRKIPYLGFCACEELGETGVWQLVDPPILPLTHGPNHSFNWREMLMQD
- the ubash3ba gene encoding ubiquitin-associated and SH3 domain-containing protein B isoform X1, with product MAAKEDLYAKVTPRRQRQNRPNTIKHGSTLDVLLSMGFPRTRALKALVSTGGKNVQAACDWLFSHLDDPFLDEPLPREYVLYLRPSGPLLQQLTHFWKQSRLTCGKNKAHNIFPHITLCQFFMCADEKVEALTDALQTTVAKWKGRIPMPLPLELYISSSFIGLFVEEQMAEVLKSFAADFATEATSKADVHVEPHKKQLHVTMAYHFNASHLPVLEKLAKSIEVTAGCDWLAVLLSRDIRFANHEPLQVMYPYVPQNDDELELLQGDFIFMSPVEQSTASEGWLYGTSLGTGLSGLLPENYVSRADESDTWVVHGSHSFLNCASPSTSGSPMGGLLFDGQLNDSLLDSLMDPSSLTGFLPPMQVSRATAHSSSSKMRLFVCRHGERMDVVFGKHWVTQCFDSKGGYIRSNLNMPCSLPSRSGGYRDYEKDCPITVFGSTQARLVGEALLESHTTIDFVYCSPSLRCIQTAQHIFQGLQLEAKTKIRVEPGLFEWTKWVSGTSLPAWIPPADLVAANLSVDTTYKPHYPLSKLTVSESYDTYISRSFQVTREILTECKSLGSTVLIVAHASSLEACTRQIQGLSPQNSKDFVQVVRKIPYLGFCACEELGETGVWQLVDPPILPLTHGPNHSFNWREMLMQD